The Brassica oleracea var. oleracea cultivar TO1000 chromosome C7, BOL, whole genome shotgun sequence sequence GAGATATAGCCCACCTTGATTACAATGACATAGCTTGACATATTACTTTTGATTCTCCAGTTTGTTCAGAACCAAGGACTTCTTCTCAATGTGAATTCCAAAAACCAGATTGAAGTAAGGCATTTTCTTGAATCACTCAAAGTAGTACTATAGTAGCATTTGAATTCTGGTCTGAAATCTAAAGTTCACTCAGGTTTGGGACTTGGAGAAGAAGCTTATGTCTCATGTTCATGTATTCAACGGAGAGATCACATCTCTCAGGGTTATGCAACATACACCTTACTTGTATGCTTTCATCCTCAACCTTCTTAACATACTTTCTTGATCAGTTCTGGATAATGAAAGCAAGTGTGTTTTTTGAACTTGCAGTTATGTTGGAGACTCTTCTGGTAATGTATCAGTGTTGAAGATCGATCAAGATTCTAGTCAAGTGATACAAATGGATTACACTATACCTTATCTAGCATCAAATGGTAATTAACCAAACATACCAAAAAAAAAAACAAAGGGTCTCTTTGGATTCTTGAAACATCTTCTTGTTTGTGTTAGGCTCTCCAGTTGAAGCTTCTGATGATACTTCAGTTGTGAGCATTCTACCACAGCCAACAGCTGAAACCAAAAGGTAACATATCAAACACAATCTCTTTAGTGAAAAAACAAAGAGAATCATTTACACTTTATCTCTCAATCTTTGAAGGATTCTACTAGTGTTTGGTAGTGGGTTTATAACGTTATGGGACATCAAAGAAAGCAAACCAGTTCTCAAAACAGGAGGAAAGCAGGAAGCAAAGAAAGCCACTTGTGCTTGTTGGGTTTGCCCTTCAGGAAGTAGAGTAGCCGTTGGATATAGCAACGCAGATATTCTAATATGGAGCATGACAGAGAGTTCTTCCATGGTCTGCAAGCTCAACCTCGGATACAAAGCCGAGAAAACACCGATAAATTCTCTAAAATGGGTCTACGCTGAAGGGAAAGCAAGCAGAGTTTACGTCACCGGATCATCCTCAAACTCCTTGCAAGTGGTTTTACTTAACGACCAAACCGAAGTTAAGATGGTTAAGCTGGGGCTTCATGTATCTGAGCCTTGCGTTGACATGGAGATGATCATAGCTGATGCTAAACAGGAGACTCTGCTTGTTCTTGGAAAGTCTGGACGTGTGTATGCCTACGATGATTACATGATTGAGAAGTATCTAATCCAATCTCAGTCCAAGTCACCTCCTTCTCTCTCTAAGGAGAGTGTTGTTAAGCTGCCGTTTTCAGATTCTTGCGGTGGTGTTACAGTAGGAAAGTTTCTTACAAACTCTTCACACTTGCTGAATCTCGCTGACGAGGATTATGCTCAGCTGGCGAAAGATACTGCACCGTTTCTTCCTTCTCAGATAGTTTCAAAGGAAGCTTCTCGTTCTGCTCATTTTCCTGGTTTCACCAAAGTTAAGAATGTTTACATCACGGGACATAGTGATGGAAGCATTGGTGTATGGGACATGTCCTGCCCTTTTCTCATTCCTGTCTTGTTCCTGAAAGAACAGGTAAATTTTCATAGACTCTTGTGTTCATGGTTCATAAAAAATTGGTGCGGCGCCTAGGTGGCAAATCAGTCCTAGCCGAAACGATTCTCTAAAAATCCTATATATACGGTTCAAATCGGTCTAAACCATTTTAAATTGGTTTAAACTAAATAATAATGTTAGTATTAATCTACAATTTTGTCTAATTTCTTTTGTTTTGTATATCTAATTTTGATAATTCATCCAAAAAAAAAATATAATTAAACCCAAAAACTAAAATATTTTTTGTATAAATGAAAATATATAAAATAAATCAATAATTGGTTAATGTTTAGGCCCTCATAATCCGACTAGTTCCTAATCTTCTACAAAGCTAGTTACAGTCTAGTGACTCTCAATGTACTTCTGTCTCTGATGTGAGTTGCTTAGCAGGCTGATCAAGATATATCATCACGTGGAACTGCTGCATTAACAGCTTTGCATTTCGACAGCAACTCAAGGCTTCTTGTCTCTGGTGATCAGAACGGAATGGTTCGCCTTTATAGGTTCAAACCTGAGCCATACCTAATAGAGAACAGTTTCATCCCTTTCCAAGGTATGTTAGAAGTTAGCTTTACTATCTTGTGTTGTGTCTTCATATATTGATACTCTTTTGTGTTGCAGGAAGCTCAAAGAAAGGGAATAACCATATTGTTCATAGTGTCAAGCACATAAAGCTCACTGGTTCCATAACATGTATTCAGAAAAGCCAAAACTCAAAACATCTCGGTATTGGATCAGATCAAGGACATGTTTCTCTGGTTGACGTTGAGGAAGCTACTGTGTTATACACAAAACACATTGCTAGTGAGATATGTCCAGGGATCACCTCCTTGCAATTTGAGAGTTGCAGTGTGCAAGGATTCGAGAAGAATGTGTTGGTGGTTGCTATGAGGGACTCGTCTGTTTTTGCTTTGGATAGTGATACAGGAAACATGATTGGAACAAACATGGTTAAGCCTAAAAAGCCATTCAAGGCTCTGTTCATGCAGATTCTAGGTAGATTATCACCTCCTTTTTAAGTTAGTAAACAAAAAAAATCGAGATCTTAAATGATTCTTATTAAATGCAGATGGAAAACAAGACTCTTCAGGAAATGGAGAGAGCATAGTTGAGGATGTTTCGACAAGGCAGCCTTCGGTTTTGCTTTGTTCTGAGAAAGCTATATACATCTACCCATTGTCTCAAGTTGTCCAGGGAGTGAAGAAGGTTCTTCACAAGAAAAAGTTTAGTTCTCCATCCATTTGCTCAGCTTCTACCTTCTATGGAACCTCTGGTGTTGGTCTTACACTTGTCTTCTCTGATGGAACTGTTGAGATAAGGTGAAAACGCTTCTGTCTTTTATGTCTTTATTCATATTCAAGGTCACTGATGCTTTGAATTGGGTCAGGTCTTTGCCAGAACTATCGCTGCTAAAACAAATTTCCATTAGAGGCTTCACATACTCTCCACCAAAACAAAACTCACTACCAGAGATTACCATATCTGCTTCATGGCATGGAGATCTAGTCATGGTACCCTTCAGAACACACACACTCTTTGCAAGTTACTAGTAGTAAGTACTCAAGTTGGATCTTCTTTCTTGATGCAGGTGAATGGAGACGCTGAACTTATTGTCAGCTCAGTCTTACCTCAGAAGGAAACATTTAGGCTTGTGGAATCTTTGAGCAGAGTTTACAAGAAAGATAATGCGGTTTGTCAGGATGGAACCACTGCATCAGCGGTTGCTTCATCTCCAAAAGAAAAGAAGGTGAAGCAACATTGAACTCTACAGCTATCTTTAAACACACAAATGCGTAAGCTACTAATCCATGTTGTATTATGTGGTATGTTACAGGGCATGTTTGGTTCTGTCTTCAAGACTAAACCCAAGCGTGCAGCTGATACAGAAACAACAGAAAGTACCAAGGAAACTATTGAGGAGCTTTCTAAAATCTTCACCACAGCTAATTTCCCATGGAACAACAATGTTGAGCGTAGTAGAGAGAGCAATACAGTTACTAGAGTTGACGATGAGGAGTTGGATATAGGTACGGTCTAACATATCTTTAGTGATGTAATAATTAAGTCTGTGTATGTTTCTGAATCTTCTTGTTTGTAGATGACATTGATATCGAGGATGATGATGATCATCATCAGCAGCCTAAAGAACAAGGGATATTGTCAGGGATTAGTAAGCAGAAGCTGGCGAGTAAGTTTACGAGCTTCAAAGGTAAGCTGAAGCAGATGACGGCTAAGAATGAGAAGACTGTTATGAGCAATGAAGAGAAACATGAGGAGAAGAGTGGCGCATCAGTCGACCAGATCAAGAAGAAGTACGGTTTTGCTTCTTCGTCCGAGGTAAGCATCTCTATTAGCCTTCTAGATAAAGTTATGTAGCTTGGCTCAGCGGTTTTATATTCCGGTGCAGGAAATGGGTGCTGCCAAAATGGCTCAGAGCAAACTTCAAGACAACCTGAAGAAGCTACAGGTACTTGATATCAGATTCCACATAGTCTTTGATTGTTTCGTAGACTTAACAGCCGTTTTGTAATCTATGCAGGGAATCAGCTTGAAGACGACTGAGATGGAAGATACTGCGAAGTCTTTCTCCTCTACGGCTAAAGAACTGTTAAATGCTGTGGAGTTCAACAAACAAAGCTCAAAATCTTAGCACTCTCTTTTTCTCTTGTTCTATTCATATTTGTTTAAAACTATGTGACAAGTACCATTTGTTTGACTATATTTATTGATGTAGATAGCTTCTCTAAAGTTTTATACTACACCTGCAAGGAGTTTTTAAGCTTTCTTTTAATAATAAATTGAGAAAAATGTATAAACCAAAATTCAACCTGTAATCCCACAAAAATGACTTGTTTGTAGAAAGGTGTATTCGACTTGAGAACAGGATGTAGTAGAAGATAAAATTAGAGGCATGCAAAGCAAACACATGGATACCATCTCATAAAACTAGAAACGAAGTTCAAAGCTAAATCCAAAGTTATCATGAGGAAGTTGGAAGAAGAGAGATGTGAATTAATCCCAGTTAAAACATAAAAGGGACTTTCTCCCTAAAACTAGTAACGCTAACACATAACAGAAGAGAAGATACTTCAATTAAACAAACTGCTGCTGCTGATCCATCATTTTAATCATCATCTTCCTCCTGTGAAAGACCAGATCAAATAAGTGTTAAAACTAGATATAGTAGTAGCAACAGTTAACAAATGCACACACAGTAGAGGAGAGACTTTTTTAATCAAAAACTAGTACAAGCACAAACCTCATCACTTGCAGCATCTTCCTCGTCGTTGACCTCAGACTTGGACTTGTCAGAGTCATCATCTCCAGCTGTACTCGTTCCATTAGCCTGCAAAATTAAAAAAAAAAA is a genomic window containing:
- the LOC106306600 gene encoding uncharacterized protein LOC106306600 isoform X2: MFVKKLVEKAGKKPGGSSSEGLRANDVEPRVVLHYGIPSGAHLFAYDPVQKILAVSTTDGRIKLFGKDQTQALLVSEEASTSKFTEFVQNQGLLLNVNSKNQIEVWDLEKKLMSHVHVFNGEITSLRVMQHTPYFYVGDSSGNVSVLKIDQDSSQVIQMDYTIPYLASNGSPVEASDDTSVVSILPQPTAETKRILLVFGSGFITLWDIKESKPVLKTGGKQEAKKATCACWVCPSGSRVAVGYSNADILIWSMTESSSMVCKLNLGYKAEKTPINSLKWVYAEGKASRVYVTGSSSNSLQVVLLNDQTEVKMVKLGLHVSEPCVDMEMIIADAKQETLLVLGKSGRVYAYDDYMIEKYLIQSQSKSPPSLSKESVVKLPFSDSCGGVTVGKFLTNSSHLLNLADEDYAQLAKDTAPFLPSQIVSKEASRSAHFPGFTKVKNVYITGHSDGSIGVWDMSCPFLIPVLFLKEQADQDISSRGTAALTALHFDSNSRLLVSGDQNGMVRLYRFKPEPYLIENSFIPFQGSSKKGNNHIVHSVKHIKLTGSITCIQKSQNSKHLGIGSDQGHVSLVDVEEATVLYTKHIASEICPGITSLQFESCSVQGFEKNVLVVAMRDSSVFALDSDTGNMIGTNMVKPKKPFKALFMQILDGKQDSSGNGESIVEDVSTRQPSVLLCSEKAIYIYPLSQVVQGVKKVLHKKKFSSPSICSASTFYGTSGVGLTLVFSDGTVEIRSLPELSLLKQISIRGFTYSPPKQNSLPEITISASWHGDLVMVNGDAELIVSSVLPQKETFRLVESLSRVYKKDNAVCQDGTTASAVASSPKEKKGMFGSVFKTKPKRAADTETTESTKETIEELSKIFTTANFPWNNNVERSRESNTVTRVDDEELDIDDIDIEDDDDHHQQPKEQGILSGISKQKLASKFTSFKGKLKQMTAKNEKTVMSNEEKHEEKSGASVDQIKKKYGFASSSEEMGAAKMAQSKLQDNLKKLQGISLKTTEMEDTAKSFSSTAKELLNAVEFNKQSSKS
- the LOC106306600 gene encoding uncharacterized protein LOC106306600 isoform X1, producing MFVKKLVEKAGKKPGGSSSEGLRANDVEPRVVLHYGIPSGAHLFAYDPVQKILAVSTTDGRIKLFGKDQTQALLVSEEASTSKFTEFVQNQGLLLNVNSKNQIEVWDLEKKLMSHVHVFNGEITSLRVMQHTPYFYVGDSSGNVSVLKIDQDSSQVIQMDYTIPYLASNGSPVEASDDTSVVSILPQPTAETKRILLVFGSGFITLWDIKESKPVLKTGGKQEAKKATCACWVCPSGSRVAVGYSNADILIWSMTESSSMVCKLNLGYKAEKTPINSLKWVYAEGKASRVYVTGSSSNSLQVVLLNDQTEVKMVKLGLHVSEPCVDMEMIIADAKQETLLVLGKSGRVYAYDDYMIEKYLIQSQSKSPPSLSKESVVKLPFSDSCGGVTVGKFLTNSSHLLNLADEDYAQLAKDTAPFLPSQIVSKEASRSAHFPGFTKVKNVYITGHSDGSIGVWDMSCPFLIPVLFLKEQQADQDISSRGTAALTALHFDSNSRLLVSGDQNGMVRLYRFKPEPYLIENSFIPFQGSSKKGNNHIVHSVKHIKLTGSITCIQKSQNSKHLGIGSDQGHVSLVDVEEATVLYTKHIASEICPGITSLQFESCSVQGFEKNVLVVAMRDSSVFALDSDTGNMIGTNMVKPKKPFKALFMQILDGKQDSSGNGESIVEDVSTRQPSVLLCSEKAIYIYPLSQVVQGVKKVLHKKKFSSPSICSASTFYGTSGVGLTLVFSDGTVEIRSLPELSLLKQISIRGFTYSPPKQNSLPEITISASWHGDLVMVNGDAELIVSSVLPQKETFRLVESLSRVYKKDNAVCQDGTTASAVASSPKEKKGMFGSVFKTKPKRAADTETTESTKETIEELSKIFTTANFPWNNNVERSRESNTVTRVDDEELDIDDIDIEDDDDHHQQPKEQGILSGISKQKLASKFTSFKGKLKQMTAKNEKTVMSNEEKHEEKSGASVDQIKKKYGFASSSEEMGAAKMAQSKLQDNLKKLQGISLKTTEMEDTAKSFSSTAKELLNAVEFNKQSSKS